Genomic segment of Kingella negevensis:
ATTGGCAAGAAAACAAACCAACTGTGAAAGCTGGCGAAGTGTTCATGCTGCAAAACGTGCGTATCAACAAAGGCGAAAAGAAAAACAATCCTGAATTGGGTCAAGCCTATGCATCTTTGTGTGATGTGTTTGTAAATGACGCGTTTGGTACAGCTCACCGCGCTGAGGCTTCTACTGAAGCGGTGGCGGCTGCTGCGCCTGTGTCTTGCGCGGGTATTTTGATGGCGGCTGAATTGGACGCTTTGAGCAAGGCGTTGAAAGAGCCTGCTCGTCCGATGGTAGCGATTGTGGCTGGCAGCAAGGTTTCTACTAAATTGACGATTTTGGAAAGTTTGGCGGATAAAGTGGACGTGTTGATTGTCGGTGGCGGCATTGCGAATACTTGCTTGTTGGCGCAAGGCAAAGAGTTGGGCAAATCGTTGGTGGAAAAAGATTTGGTAAACGAAGCCAAAGCCATTATGGAAAAAATGGAAAAACGCGGCAATCCAATTCCATTGCCTGTGGACAGCATTGTGGCGACTGAATTTTCTGAAACGGCAACGCCAATCGCGCGTAACGTGGACGAAATCAAACCCGAAGAAGAAATTTTGGACATCGGCGAACAATCTCGCGCTCGTTTGGCGGAGATTTTGAAAAACGCTGGCACAATCGTGTGGAACGGCCCTGTGGGCGTGTTTGAATTTGACAATTTCGCGGGCGGTACAAAAGCGGTGGCAGAAGCGATTGCAGCAAGCAACGCGTTCTCTATCGCTGGCGGTGGCGACACGTTGGCCTCTATTTCCAAATTTGGCGTTACCGACAAAATCAGCTACATTTCAACGGGCGGTGGCGCGTTCTTGGAATTTTTGGAAGGCAAAGAATTGCCTGCTGTTGCGGCATTGGAAAAATTCGCTAAATAATTTGGTGTAAAGAATAAAACGCAGCCTGAACATGTTTTCAGGCTGCGTTTTGTTGTTGTGAAAGATAAAAGCAGCCTGAAATGTTCAGGCTGCTTTTCTCAAATTACATTCCCGCCACTAATCGGTTACGTAACCAACGAATCGCGTCATTCAATTCATTTGCCAACAAACCGATTGGACCCACTTGCGCAGCCACCAAAATTTCAGCCGCCGCACCATGCAACCAAACGGCTGCTGGAATCGCTTTTTCAGCTTCAATACCTTGCGCCAAGAAACTTGCAATTACGCCAGCCAACACGTCGCCGCTACCCGCTGTTGCCAAACCTGCATTGCCGCTGGTGTTTTCATGCATAAAACCGCGCGCTGATGAAATCACGGTGTTATGACCTTTCAATACCACCCAGCAGCGATAACGTACGGCAATTTCACGCGCCGCCCAAGCGCGGTTGCTTTGCACTTGGTTCACGCTGATATTCAGCAAATGAGCAGCCTCGCCTGGGTGTGGTGTCAAAACCAAGTCAGCGCGCTTGGTGTGTGGGAAAAATTGTGGGTACTCTATCAATAAATGCAGCGCATCTGCGTCTAACACTAATTGCGGGTGTGTGCTGTTCCACAAGGCGTGTAATGCGCGGGCGGCTAATTCGGTTTGACCCAAGCCGCAGCCAATCGCCCAAGTGGTGATGTCGGTACGTTTTACGGCGTGTGCAGCAATGTCCAAAATCAATTCGGGGCGAGTGGGATAAACTGCCATTGGCAAATGCGCTTGATTGAATGCGACGATGCTTTTACCGCAGCCTGAAAACAATGCGGCTGTGCCTGCTAATAAGGCTGCACCTGCCATGCCTTCTGAACCACCTAATACGCCAACCGTGCCAAATGTGCCTTTATGGCAATCATCTGGGCGCGCTTGTAGCAAGAAAGGGAAATTTGCTTTTGCATAGGCAACATAGTCGGCAACTCGTGGCGGAACGGTGTTAAACATAAAAACCTCAATCAGAAAAGTATAGTTAATGCACTTATCTTTTAATACTGCGTTGCCAACGCCCTTATGTACTAGATGTACACGGCGGTCGTTGTCGCCTTGTCTTAAAAAATAATTACATCAACTATGTAATTAAAATAATTTTACGATTTTACCACAAAATTTGGGCTTTTCGTTAAGCGTGTTTTACATGAATAGGCTTGTCAGTATGGGGGTTTTTCTGCATCATGCCCATTTTTGTGATTGTTTAGGAATGGGAGCTATGAGAGTAAAAAACAGTATTTTGACGCGATTGGCGCGCATTTTTCATTTGTTGGGTTGGTTGTATCAAACGGGTAAACGCTTGCGCAGTTTGGATAACGCGACGCAAGAGCAGCGTGAACATGCGTTGAGTGAAATGGGTGCGGATTGTTTGAAAGTGTTGAATGTGCGTGTGGACGTGAACCGTTCGCAGCCTGAAAATACGCAGCAGCGTGGTTTGTTGGTGGTAGCGAATCATGTTTCTTGGCTGGATATTTTTGTGATTTCCATGCTGTATCCGTCTAGTTTTATTGCGATGAAAGAAATTCGCACGTGGCCTGTGATTGGGCGCATGGTGAGCAACGCAGGCGCGGTGTATATTGACCGCAGTTCACGCAAGGATATTGATGTGATTAACGCGTCTATTTCGCAAGTGTTGGAGCAAAATGGCAATGTGTGCTTTTTCCCTGAGGCGCGGACGACTTTGGGTAATGGTATTTTGCCGTTGAAAGCGGCTTTGTTTCAGGCTGCGTTAAATAGCAATGCGCCTGTGCAGCCGTTGGCGTTGCGTTATTATGATGAAGACGTGCGCACGTCTGCGGTGTCGTTTGCTGGCGTGAATTTGATTCGCTCGCTGTGGCAGATTGTGTCTATTCCGCATATTAAAATTAAGGTGGATATTGGGGCGCATATTTTGCCAGCCAGTTTGCCTGAACCTGACCGCTTTTTGATGAAAGATAAAGTGCAGGAATATTTGTCGCCGATTGTGTTGTCGGATAGTCCAGCGCCTGAGTTGATTTTGCCTGAGAATGCAGCCTGAAAAATGGCGTGAATGGTTTTGTTGGGCATAAATGCGCCGACCTATAAAACGCAGCCTGAAAATGATCTTTTCGTTTTCAGGCTGCTTGTTTGTATATCTACCCAATCGCGGCAAGCAAATCCTGTTTCACAGCCAATTCTTTGGTGGTTTGGCTCAACTCTGAGCTTTGCACCAAAAAGCTGTCTTCCGCGCGTTCATCTAGCGTGGCGATTTTGGCGTAGTGCAGCGAAATGTGGTGTTTGGCGAACACTTCGGTTAAATCGGCAAGCAAATAGGGGCGGTTGGCGGCGACAATATCAATCGTGTAGCGCGTGAGCTGTTCATCGTCTTGCTGAATGTGGACGCGTGGGGCGATGGGCAACAGTCGGGCGCGGCGGCTGGGTTTGGCTGGTGTGGGGGCGAACTGGGGGATATTGCCGTTCACAAATTCGTTCAGTTCGTGTTGCAGTTGGGCTTGTATGCGTTGGCATTCGGCTGGGTCGCTGTTTTCAGGCTGCGTGACGATGAAGTTGTCTAATATGAAATCGTGCGCAGTTACAAATGCGCGTGCGGCAACAATGTTGAGCCGATGGCGCGAGAATAGTCGGCACAATCGGGTAAACAGGCGGTCGCGGTTGGGCATGTAAACGGTAATGCGCCAGTTTTGGCTGCTGTCTTCTGTGGGGACGATGCTGGCGATGGGGCGTTCTGGGTCGGCAGCGATTTGGGGGAGTTGTTGGGCGATGGTGCTGGGGTTGTGCCGTGAAAAGTAGGCTGCGCCAAGTGCGTTGCTGAGACGGCGTATGGCTTTGGGGTCGTATCCTTGTTGGGTTAAGGTTTCTTGGGCTTGGCGATAGCGTGCGGTAATGTCGTTTTGGGGTTGGCAGCCTGAAAGTTGTGCGCTGGCAACCTGAAATAGGGTTTCAAGCAGTTGGGCTTTCCATGAGTTCCAGATTTTGGGGTTCGTACCGCGCATATCGGCAACGGTGAGCAAGTACAGCGCGGTGAGTTGCTCTTGGGTTTGGACTTTGCGGCTGAATCGTTCTATCACTTCGGGGTCGTTGATGTCTTCTTTTTGGGCGGTTTGGGACATGAGTAGGTGTTCGCTGACGAGCCATGTGAGTAGCTGGGTTTCGTTTTCAGGCAGCAAGTGGTCTTGGGCGAATTGTTGTGCATCTGCTATGCCGAGTTTGGCGTGGTCGCCGTTGCGTCCTTTGGCGATGTCGTGGAACAGGGCAGCGAGATAGAGGACGTGTGGCTTGGGAAAGTTGTGCATGAGTGTGGACAGGGCTGGCTGTTCGTGGCTGTGTTGTTCCATGGCTAGGCGGCGTAGGTTGCTCAGTACCATGAGGATGTGGTCGTCCACAGGATAGATGTGGAAAAGGTCGTGTTGCAGTAAGCCGACAATTTTGTGCCAGTTGGGTAGATAGCGTGCGAGTACGCCGTAAAGGTTGAGAAAGCGTAGGGTGTGTGTAAGTCCGTGTCCTGTGTGAAAAAAGCTGATGAATTGGGCGCGGTTGTGTGGATTTTGGTAGAAACTTTGGTCGATGTTTTGCGAGGCTGCCCACCATGCGCGTAGGGTTTTTGGGGCAATGCCGTTGATGTCGCTGCGGCTTTGGCAGATGTTGATGATTTGGAAAATGTGTTCAGGCTGCGTTTGGAATAGGCGTAGATCGTGGGCGGCGATTTTGTTGCCGATTTGGAAATAGTGTTCGTTGATGTTGTGGACGATTCGGGGATAGGTGGAGTAAACACGTTCTTTGAGCATGGGTATGAGTATGCTGTTGAGTTGCATGATGGTTTTGACAGTGCGATAGAAGCGGTGCATGAGTTGCTCGGTGCTGCTGTGTTGGGCAAGCGTGGCTTGGTGGTCGAAAATCAGGCGGTCTTCTTCGCGCCCTGCGGCTAGGTGTAAATCGATGCGGAGCTGGGCGAGATGTTGGTGACTTTGGCGCATGAGTTTGGCTTCGGTGGGCGTGATGATGCGTTTGCGCAAGGCGATTTGGGGCGTGAGATTTTGGACGTGTGCGAGCCAGATAATGGTATGGATGTCGCGCAGGCTGCCAATACCGTTTTTGATGTTGGGTTCGAGTGTGAGGGCTGGTTGTTTGGCGTGGCGTGTTTGCA
This window contains:
- a CDS encoding phosphoglycerate kinase; this encodes MSFLKLTEQNVNGKTVLIRADLNVPFKDGKISDDTRIHASLASIQHCLDNGAGVIVMSHLGRPTEGEFKPEDDVAPVAAHLGKLLGKDVKVLNDWQENKPTVKAGEVFMLQNVRINKGEKKNNPELGQAYASLCDVFVNDAFGTAHRAEASTEAVAAAAPVSCAGILMAAELDALSKALKEPARPMVAIVAGSKVSTKLTILESLADKVDVLIVGGGIANTCLLAQGKELGKSLVEKDLVNEAKAIMEKMEKRGNPIPLPVDSIVATEFSETATPIARNVDEIKPEEEILDIGEQSRARLAEILKNAGTIVWNGPVGVFEFDNFAGGTKAVAEAIAASNAFSIAGGGDTLASISKFGVTDKISYISTGGGAFLEFLEGKELPAVAALEKFAK
- a CDS encoding NAD(P)H-hydrate dehydratase; this translates as MFNTVPPRVADYVAYAKANFPFLLQARPDDCHKGTFGTVGVLGGSEGMAGAALLAGTAALFSGCGKSIVAFNQAHLPMAVYPTRPELILDIAAHAVKRTDITTWAIGCGLGQTELAARALHALWNSTHPQLVLDADALHLLIEYPQFFPHTKRADLVLTPHPGEAAHLLNISVNQVQSNRAWAAREIAVRYRCWVVLKGHNTVISSARGFMHENTSGNAGLATAGSGDVLAGVIASFLAQGIEAEKAIPAAVWLHGAAAEILVAAQVGPIGLLANELNDAIRWLRNRLVAGM
- a CDS encoding 1-acylglycerol-3-phosphate O-acyltransferase; amino-acid sequence: MRVKNSILTRLARIFHLLGWLYQTGKRLRSLDNATQEQREHALSEMGADCLKVLNVRVDVNRSQPENTQQRGLLVVANHVSWLDIFVISMLYPSSFIAMKEIRTWPVIGRMVSNAGAVYIDRSSRKDIDVINASISQVLEQNGNVCFFPEARTTLGNGILPLKAALFQAALNSNAPVQPLALRYYDEDVRTSAVSFAGVNLIRSLWQIVSIPHIKIKVDIGAHILPASLPEPDRFLMKDKVQEYLSPIVLSDSPAPELILPENAA
- the glnD gene encoding [protein-PII] uridylyltransferase → MNTQKQAIIAAYQTHRNPYQFFKQHTQILDQFLIQQWQTQFSGCDWCLLAMGGYGRGELYPHSDIDLALITPNELSETQQEQIAQFVQTLWDNQLTPALQSGSLKQFIQAANEDLSVNTALLEARFLAGDATFAEHALNTFRLQRDTVSFIDSKIQEMQTRHAKQPALTLEPNIKNGIGSLRDIHTIIWLAHVQNLTPQIALRKRIITPTEAKLMRQSHQHLAQLRIDLHLAAGREEDRLIFDHQATLAQHSSTEQLMHRFYRTVKTIMQLNSILIPMLKERVYSTYPRIVHNINEHYFQIGNKIAAHDLRLFQTQPEHIFQIINICQSRSDINGIAPKTLRAWWAASQNIDQSFYQNPHNRAQFISFFHTGHGLTHTLRFLNLYGVLARYLPNWHKIVGLLQHDLFHIYPVDDHILMVLSNLRRLAMEQHSHEQPALSTLMHNFPKPHVLYLAALFHDIAKGRNGDHAKLGIADAQQFAQDHLLPENETQLLTWLVSEHLLMSQTAQKEDINDPEVIERFSRKVQTQEQLTALYLLTVADMRGTNPKIWNSWKAQLLETLFQVASAQLSGCQPQNDITARYRQAQETLTQQGYDPKAIRRLSNALGAAYFSRHNPSTIAQQLPQIAADPERPIASIVPTEDSSQNWRITVYMPNRDRLFTRLCRLFSRHRLNIVAARAFVTAHDFILDNFIVTQPENSDPAECQRIQAQLQHELNEFVNGNIPQFAPTPAKPSRRARLLPIAPRVHIQQDDEQLTRYTIDIVAANRPYLLADLTEVFAKHHISLHYAKIATLDERAEDSFLVQSSELSQTTKELAVKQDLLAAIG